A stretch of DNA from Catenulispora acidiphila DSM 44928:
GCCATGACCTGCGCAACGACGAATCAGACACCTGAATCACACCGCGAGGGCACCCGATCCCCAGCCGACGATCACGGACCCGCACTACAATCACTACGGATCCGCTGACCAGAAAACACCGGTCCACTGTTGGACTACCAACCCGAGGGTGACATCTCCGCGGTCTCCAAGGGACCCAGCCGCGCCTGATTCCTGTCGTCAAGCCCTCTTGATCGCTTCTTTTCGAGTATCGTGATATAGCCGGTGTGTCGTCCCCGAGAGCGTGCGAGGTCTCGTGCCGCATTTCTTCTTCAGCTACTCGCGCAAGGATGCACCTGATGAATACCTCTATCGGTTCTACGACGACCTGTGTAGGGAAATCAGCGTCCGCAGCCATTTCACCATCGAATCCGCGGGGTTCATTGACAAGAACCAGCCAGTGGGCGGTGAATGGGAAGACAGCATCGGAGTAGCGCTGGGAACGTGTGACGTATTTGTACCCGTCTATTCTCCGAGCTTATTCGGCAGCTCGAACTGCGGCCAGGAATGGCACGCGTTTGGCACTCGGCAGTCCCGGGCTGGGAAGCTGGCGCCACACATCGTGCCCGTCTGGTGGGTGCCGACACCCGGTGAGCTGCCGACAATCGCGGACCGGATCCAAGACACGCGTAGTCAGTTCGGCGCGGAGTACCAGAAATACGGACTTCGTTACCTGATGCAGCTGAAGGAGAATGAGAGTCTGTACCGCGACTTCCTCGTCAAGTTCACGATGATGGTCCTAGCCGCTGGCGAGAACCCGCCGGAACTCATGAGAGATCTGAGCCTGGCCGGAGCGCCGAACGCCTTCGCGCTCAAGCCGGAGACGACTGGCGGCCGGGCTCGCCCGCGGTCAGGACTCAAGGCTGGCGGCATCAAGAGCGTGAGGTTCGTCGTCGCCGCAGGTAGCCGCGACGAGATGCGGACGATTCGGGCCGCCGTAGACGCCTATGGCGCAGGATCGCTGGACTGGCAGCCTTACCATCCCGAACACCCCGACCCCATCGTGCTGCACGCGCAGGGGGTCGCGATAGCACATCGCATGGTCTCCTCCTTCAAGGCAGCCATGGACGATGATCTCTTCGAGCTGCTGGAGCGCTGTCAGGCGAGTCGGGAACCGGTCGTGCTGATCGTCGATCCGTGGGTCGTAGAGCTCGACGCCTATAAAGACCTGCTGGCCCGCCTCGACACCGCCAGGTTCGGGACGACCGCCGTCGTCGTCCCCTGGGAGTCCGGGGCGACGATCGAGTCGAACCTCCGTGACATCCTGACTGTGCACCTGGGTAATTGGATGTACGCGGGCGAGCGGTTCTTCCGGGACGATATCCGATCGATGGGCGAATTCGAGGCAAACCTCGGCGAGGTGCTGGTCGATATGTGGAGCCGTATCGTCAAATGGTCGGACGCGGTGCGCCGGGTCGACGAGTCCGGGCCTGCTTCCCGTCCGATCCTGACCGGACCGGGAAGCTGAAGGCCATGAAAGGCTCCATCATCACATTCTATTCCTACAAGGGTGGAACCGGCCGCTCCATGGCCCTGGCCAACGCGGCGTGGATCCTGGCAAGCAACGGCCTGAGGGTACTCGTGGTCGACTGGGACCTTGAAGCGCCGGGCCTTCACCGCTACTTTCACCCCTTCCTCTCCGACCGGGATCTCAGGACATCGATGGGACTCATCGATCTCGTCTGGGAGTTCGTCGCGGCCGCCTTGGACTCGGAAGCCCAGGACGAGCCCGGCTGGCACGAGGACTTCGCTCGGATCTCGCCCTATGCAATGTCGATCGACTTCGACTTCCCCGGCCGAGGTACCGTCGACCTGGTGCCAGCGGGAAAGCAGGACGCGTCGTACTCGGCGCTGGTCAGCTCCTTCGACTGGGGGAACTTCTATGAGCGTCTCGGCGGCGGCGGCTACCTTGAGGCTTTGAAGCGCGACATGCGTCTTCACTACGACTACGTACTCATCGACAGTCGCACCGGTCTCAGCGACACCGCCGGGATCTGCACTGTCCACCTGCCAGACATCCTCGTCAATTGCTTCTCGCTGAGCACCCAGGCCATCGACGGCGCCGCCGCCGTGGCCGGGTCGGTGCACCGCCAGCGGGAGAATCGGCAGGTCCGTATCTTTCCGGTACCCATGCGCGTCGAGGATGGAGAGCAGGACAAGCTGGACGCCAGCCGGGACTTCGCCCGCGAACGATTCGGCCGCTTCCTGTTCCACGTCTCCGATCCTGAACGCTACTGGGGAGAGGTCGAGGTCCCGTACAAGAGCTTTTACGCATATGAGGAGATCCTGGCCACCTTCGGTGACCGGCCGCAGCAGGAGAACAGCGTACTGGCCGCGACCGAGCGGATTGTCGGGTACTTGTCCGACGGGCAGGTCACAGCTTTGAGTTCATCACTCTCCGAGTCTGAGCGGCGGGTCTGGTTGACCCGCTTCCAACGCAACGGACCGAAGCTTTCGCGCACCGAACTCGACGTCCGGCTCCCCGGGCCGCCACTGAAAATCTTCATCTCGTACGCACACGACTCGCACGAGCACTTCGAAGAGGTCCGCGAGCTGTGGTTCCTCCTTCGCGCCAATGGCACCGACGCCCAGCTTGGCTCACCCGATAACGAGCGCAGGTGGAACGGGCCGGTTCCGACCGCGACGGAGATCCGCACAGCCGACCTGATCATTGTCGCTGTGTCGCCACTTTATCGACGATCCACCGGCGATGACGGTCAGACATCAGGGGACGAGAGTGGTGCTGGAGTAGAAGCACGCCTGATCCGAGACGAGGTCCAGGGCGGATACTCCGTGCAACGGATCATCCCGGTCGTTCTCCCGTCGGCCGCCGTCACGGAGGTGCCAGCCTATCTAGCGGACAGCCCGGTCAGGCCCGTCATCGTCGAGCAGCTCACAGCGGACGG
This window harbors:
- a CDS encoding TIR-like protein FxsC, which codes for MPHFFFSYSRKDAPDEYLYRFYDDLCREISVRSHFTIESAGFIDKNQPVGGEWEDSIGVALGTCDVFVPVYSPSLFGSSNCGQEWHAFGTRQSRAGKLAPHIVPVWWVPTPGELPTIADRIQDTRSQFGAEYQKYGLRYLMQLKENESLYRDFLVKFTMMVLAAGENPPELMRDLSLAGAPNAFALKPETTGGRARPRSGLKAGGIKSVRFVVAAGSRDEMRTIRAAVDAYGAGSLDWQPYHPEHPDPIVLHAQGVAIAHRMVSSFKAAMDDDLFELLERCQASREPVVLIVDPWVVELDAYKDLLARLDTARFGTTAVVVPWESGATIESNLRDILTVHLGNWMYAGERFFRDDIRSMGEFEANLGEVLVDMWSRIVKWSDAVRRVDESGPASRPILTGPGS